Proteins encoded in a region of the Scrofimicrobium sp. R131 genome:
- a CDS encoding GNAT family N-acetyltransferase encodes MAEVLQVPEQSRFVVKVDGQEAGFLSYEAAGEQTWTLVSTEVDPTYRGQGLAGQLVADAVRVARTEGIRLRPLCPYTVSWFERHPQDQDVLDPSWAPPTDD; translated from the coding sequence ATGGCAGAAGTCTTGCAGGTGCCGGAGCAGAGCCGGTTTGTCGTAAAGGTGGACGGGCAGGAAGCCGGGTTTCTCAGCTATGAAGCGGCCGGTGAGCAGACCTGGACCCTGGTTTCGACCGAGGTGGACCCGACCTATCGCGGCCAGGGCCTAGCCGGGCAACTGGTGGCCGACGCGGTCCGGGTGGCCCGGACAGAAGGAATCAGGCTGCGTCCGCTGTGCCCGTACACGGTTTCGTGGTTTGAGCGGCACCCGCAGGACCAGGACGTCCTGGATCCCAGCTGGGCGCCGCCCACCGACGACTAG
- a CDS encoding long-chain fatty acid--CoA ligase, translated as MSNENNPSADDVSEDSPVTEALEWTGPVLERVDEHLSIPALLERRVSANPRSPIIELKSEMGATWRPIYAGDFWREVQAVAAGLIGMGLEFGDRFAIMSHTRYEWTLLDFAGWTAGLAPVPIYETSSASQIAYILQDAEVKLVVAESISNANLVRAAAEQAGVSVQVLSLDSQAIATITEAGRTIPVTEVTARANRLTTDSLATLVYTSGTTGTPKGVVINHGNFTELTVNSYLWMPEVASHPKSRLLLFLPLAHILARFLQVYQVCSQGVLGHSPDIKNLLPDLASFRPSYLLVVPRVLEKIYNSADASTGSGVKNRMFRWAANTAVEYSKALDTEEGPSRALATQHKLASALVLSKIINLVGGNAEFVISGGAPLSEHLSHFYRGAGLPVLEGYGLTETTGPISVNTPRLNKIGTVGPPLPPMSVRISDDGEVLVKGSSVFQGYLHNQELTDQVLKDGWFATGDLGSLDRDGYLRITGRAKEVIVTAGGKNVIPSALEDELRGHPLISQIVVVGDKRPFISALITLDTEMLPLWLKNKGLPALSAAEAIENIEVRASLDRAIARTNEKVSRAESIRKFEILPTDLTEANGMLTPSLKVKRSVVLREFADVIDRIYGGPVEY; from the coding sequence GTGAGCAACGAAAATAACCCTTCGGCGGACGACGTGAGTGAGGACAGTCCGGTCACCGAAGCCCTCGAATGGACCGGCCCGGTCCTGGAGCGAGTCGACGAACACCTGTCGATTCCAGCCCTGCTGGAACGGCGCGTGTCGGCTAACCCTCGCTCGCCAATCATCGAGTTGAAGAGCGAGATGGGAGCCACCTGGCGTCCCATCTACGCCGGCGACTTCTGGCGCGAGGTGCAGGCGGTGGCGGCCGGCCTGATCGGAATGGGGTTGGAGTTCGGCGACCGGTTCGCGATCATGTCGCACACCCGGTACGAGTGGACGCTGCTCGACTTTGCCGGCTGGACCGCGGGGCTTGCTCCAGTTCCGATCTATGAAACGTCCTCTGCTTCGCAGATTGCTTACATTCTGCAGGATGCGGAAGTGAAGCTGGTGGTGGCCGAGTCCATTTCTAATGCCAACCTGGTCCGCGCCGCGGCCGAGCAGGCCGGAGTCTCGGTCCAGGTCCTGTCCCTGGACTCGCAGGCGATCGCCACCATTACTGAGGCGGGCCGGACCATTCCGGTCACCGAGGTAACGGCCCGGGCCAACCGGCTCACCACCGACTCCCTCGCCACCTTGGTGTACACCTCGGGAACGACGGGGACACCGAAGGGCGTGGTAATTAACCACGGCAACTTCACCGAGCTGACGGTGAATTCCTACCTGTGGATGCCGGAGGTGGCCAGCCACCCCAAGTCCCGCCTGCTCCTGTTTTTGCCGCTCGCCCACATTTTGGCGCGGTTCCTGCAGGTCTACCAGGTGTGCAGCCAGGGCGTGCTGGGCCACTCTCCCGACATCAAGAACCTGCTGCCCGATCTGGCATCGTTCCGGCCCAGCTACCTGCTGGTGGTCCCCCGGGTGCTGGAGAAAATCTACAACTCGGCTGACGCCTCAACCGGCTCCGGGGTGAAGAACCGGATGTTCCGCTGGGCCGCCAACACGGCCGTGGAGTACTCCAAGGCCCTGGACACGGAGGAGGGCCCCTCCCGGGCGCTCGCCACCCAGCACAAGCTGGCCTCCGCCCTGGTGCTGTCCAAGATCATCAACCTGGTGGGCGGCAATGCCGAGTTCGTCATCTCCGGCGGCGCTCCCCTGTCCGAGCACCTATCCCACTTCTACCGCGGGGCTGGGCTCCCGGTGCTGGAAGGGTACGGCCTGACCGAAACCACCGGACCAATCTCGGTGAACACTCCCCGTCTGAACAAGATCGGCACCGTCGGTCCGCCGCTGCCGCCCATGTCGGTGCGGATCTCGGACGACGGCGAAGTGCTGGTCAAGGGGTCTTCGGTGTTCCAGGGTTACCTGCACAACCAGGAGCTGACGGACCAGGTCCTGAAAGACGGCTGGTTTGCCACCGGTGACCTGGGTTCGCTTGATCGGGATGGCTACCTGCGGATCACCGGTCGGGCCAAAGAGGTGATCGTGACCGCCGGGGGCAAGAACGTCATTCCCTCCGCGCTGGAAGACGAGCTGCGCGGCCACCCGCTGATCAGCCAGATCGTGGTGGTTGGGGACAAGCGTCCGTTCATCTCGGCGCTGATTACCCTGGACACGGAGATGTTGCCACTGTGGTTGAAGAACAAGGGCTTGCCCGCGCTCTCTGCCGCCGAGGCAATTGAGAACATCGAGGTCCGAGCTTCCCTGGATCGGGCCATTGCCCGGACCAATGAGAAGGTGTCCCGCGCCGAATCCATCCGGAAGTTTGAGATTCTCCCAACCGATCTGACCGAAGCCAACGGGATGCTGACGCCCTCCCTGAAGGTGAAGCGTTCGGTGGTGCTGCGCGAGTTTGCAGACGTGATTGACCGGATTTACGGCGGTCCCGTCGAATACTAG
- the valS gene encoding valine--tRNA ligase: MNMPDSHSPRTLPAARVPDRVSTDGLEEKWGEAWNEQQTYRFDRTAERSQVYSIDTPPPTVSGSLHIGHVFSYTHTDTVARFQRMRGKRVFYPMGWDDNGLPTERRVQNYFGVRCDPTLPYEPGFVPPHEGGEGKSIKAADQQPISRRNFIELCVRLSEEDEQQFEKLWRYLGLSVDWSLTYQTIGDEARQVAQAAFLSSLERGEAYQAEAPGLWDVTFQTAVAQAELEAREYPGDYHSLAFHGSGGDVVIETTRPELLAACVALIAHPDDERYQPLFGTTVTSPGFNVEVPVLAHPAAEMDKGAGIAMCCTFGDLTDVEWWRDLQLPMRAILEKDGRITRSTPDWITDPQGVALFEQMAGKTTFGARKAVVEALAASGEMIGDPVPTKRMTNFFEKGDKPLEIVASRQWYIRNGGRDFTRAGQAQNLREELLAAGRQLNFHPDFMRVRYENWVQGLTTDWLVSRQRFFGVPLPLWYRIDEHGTVRYDQVLTPTAEQLPVDPTIDVPPTFTEDQRNQPGGFAAEVDIMDTWATSSLTPRIPTGWLSDPDLFSRVYPMDLRAQGQDIIRTWLFSTVLRAVSEFGELPWTNAAISGWILDPDRKKMSKSKGNVVTPMGLLEKHGSDAVRYWAASARLGTDAAFDEGQMKIGRRLAIKVLNASKFALTMGDEGADLLLDPALVVNPLDASELANLRRVIEVATEAFTGYDHTRALEVTETFFWTFCDDYLELVKERAYNREGQWSEAEANSARATLALVVDAVVRLLAPFLPYSTEEVWSWYRDGSVHVAPWPNPDEYLVEGAQPELMDAASAALIVLRRVKSDAKVSPRTPLLSVTVSGPAELLGLAQTVSSDLEATSHAQTPINWVEGGEELTVTQVELGEAPKRQK; this comes from the coding sequence ATGAATATGCCCGACTCGCATAGCCCCCGAACCCTTCCCGCTGCCCGCGTGCCCGACCGGGTGTCCACCGACGGACTGGAAGAGAAATGGGGTGAGGCCTGGAATGAGCAGCAGACTTACCGCTTCGATCGCACGGCCGAGCGCTCGCAGGTTTATTCGATCGACACCCCTCCCCCGACGGTCTCCGGCTCCCTGCACATCGGTCACGTCTTCTCTTACACCCACACCGACACGGTGGCCCGCTTCCAGCGGATGCGGGGCAAGCGCGTCTTCTATCCGATGGGATGGGACGACAACGGGTTGCCGACCGAGCGTCGGGTGCAGAACTACTTCGGCGTCCGCTGCGACCCCACTTTGCCCTACGAACCTGGCTTCGTCCCCCCGCACGAGGGCGGTGAAGGCAAGTCGATCAAGGCGGCCGACCAGCAGCCAATCTCGCGGCGCAATTTCATTGAACTGTGCGTGCGCCTGTCCGAAGAAGATGAGCAGCAGTTCGAAAAGCTTTGGCGCTATCTGGGACTGTCCGTGGACTGGTCGCTGACCTACCAGACGATTGGGGACGAAGCCCGCCAGGTGGCCCAGGCAGCATTCCTCTCCTCGTTGGAACGAGGGGAAGCCTACCAAGCTGAAGCTCCGGGCCTGTGGGACGTCACCTTCCAAACCGCGGTGGCGCAGGCCGAGCTGGAAGCCCGGGAGTACCCGGGGGATTATCACTCGCTGGCTTTCCACGGCTCCGGCGGCGACGTCGTGATTGAGACCACCCGTCCCGAGTTGCTGGCCGCCTGTGTGGCCCTGATCGCCCACCCCGACGACGAGCGCTACCAGCCCCTGTTCGGCACCACGGTCACCTCGCCCGGTTTCAACGTTGAGGTTCCGGTCCTGGCCCACCCGGCCGCCGAAATGGACAAGGGCGCCGGCATCGCCATGTGCTGTACCTTCGGTGACCTGACGGACGTGGAATGGTGGCGGGATCTGCAACTTCCCATGCGGGCCATCCTGGAAAAGGACGGGCGGATCACCCGGTCCACCCCGGATTGGATCACCGATCCGCAGGGCGTGGCCCTGTTCGAGCAGATGGCGGGTAAGACCACATTCGGCGCCCGCAAAGCGGTGGTGGAGGCGCTGGCCGCCTCCGGGGAAATGATCGGCGACCCGGTCCCGACCAAACGCATGACCAACTTCTTTGAAAAGGGCGACAAGCCGCTGGAGATTGTGGCGTCCCGGCAGTGGTACATCCGCAACGGTGGCCGCGACTTCACCCGGGCTGGGCAGGCGCAAAACCTGCGGGAAGAACTGCTGGCCGCCGGCCGGCAGCTGAACTTCCACCCCGACTTCATGCGGGTCCGGTACGAAAACTGGGTGCAGGGGCTCACCACCGACTGGCTGGTCTCCCGCCAGCGCTTCTTCGGGGTGCCGCTGCCGCTGTGGTACCGAATCGACGAGCACGGCACCGTCCGCTACGACCAGGTTCTCACCCCCACCGCGGAGCAACTGCCGGTCGACCCGACCATCGATGTGCCCCCCACCTTCACGGAGGACCAGCGGAACCAGCCCGGCGGCTTTGCCGCTGAGGTGGACATTATGGACACCTGGGCCACCTCCTCGCTGACCCCGCGAATCCCCACCGGTTGGCTGAGCGATCCGGACCTGTTCAGCCGGGTCTACCCGATGGACCTGCGAGCACAGGGCCAAGACATCATCCGCACCTGGCTGTTTTCCACCGTGCTGCGGGCCGTGTCCGAGTTTGGCGAGCTGCCCTGGACCAACGCGGCCATCTCCGGGTGGATCCTGGATCCGGACCGGAAGAAGATGTCCAAGTCTAAGGGCAACGTGGTGACCCCGATGGGCCTGCTGGAAAAGCACGGTTCGGACGCGGTCCGCTACTGGGCGGCCTCCGCTCGCCTCGGCACCGACGCTGCCTTCGACGAGGGCCAGATGAAGATCGGGCGCCGCCTGGCCATCAAGGTGCTGAACGCATCCAAGTTTGCCCTGACCATGGGCGATGAGGGCGCCGACCTGCTGCTGGATCCGGCCCTGGTGGTCAACCCGCTGGATGCCTCCGAACTGGCCAATTTGCGCCGGGTGATTGAGGTCGCCACCGAAGCGTTCACCGGCTACGACCACACCCGCGCCCTGGAGGTGACCGAGACTTTCTTCTGGACCTTCTGCGATGACTACCTGGAGCTGGTCAAGGAGCGCGCCTACAACCGTGAGGGGCAGTGGAGCGAGGCTGAGGCGAACTCGGCCCGGGCCACACTCGCCCTGGTGGTGGACGCCGTGGTTCGGCTCCTGGCTCCGTTCCTGCCCTACTCCACCGAGGAAGTCTGGTCCTGGTACCGCGATGGTTCCGTCCACGTGGCCCCCTGGCCCAATCCGGACGAGTACCTGGTCGAGGGGGCCCAGCCCGAACTGATGGACGCCGCCTCAGCCGCGCTGATCGTCCTGCGCCGGGTCAAATCCGATGCGAAGGTCTCCCCGCGCACCCCCCTCCTCTCAGTCACCGTGAGCGGCCCAGCGGAGCTGTTGGGACTGGCCCAGACGGTCAGTTCTGACCTGGAAGCCACCTCGCACGCCCAAACTCCGATCAACTGGGTCGAGGGCGGCGAGGAGTTGACCGTCACCCAGGTGGAGTTGGGTGAAGCACCAAAACGACAGAAGTAG
- the proC gene encoding pyrroline-5-carboxylate reductase, whose translation MRLGFIGTGAMTSAIVKGLREAGPSDTGIFLYDVNTHAAEQLAAVTDSATVDEPTDLLAKCDLIVLGVKPHVQSSVLRQLAPHVTADACPALLSIAAGRTLAAIRSDLAEAQPQPHLIRVMPNVNAQIGLSMSAVAYSDGTPAEVQEQARTLLEAVGLVMDLPEQLFSAYSALAGCSPAWFFQIVDSLAQAGVKYGLSKAQALTAVTQSMVGSARLLQLSAEEGVNPSALIDRVCSPGGTTVAGLLAAQEAGLSPALVKAVDAAVARDLELG comes from the coding sequence ATGAGACTTGGATTCATTGGCACCGGAGCCATGACCAGCGCCATCGTGAAGGGACTGCGCGAGGCGGGCCCATCCGACACGGGGATCTTCCTTTACGACGTCAACACTCACGCCGCGGAGCAACTGGCCGCCGTGACCGATTCGGCTACCGTGGATGAGCCGACCGACCTGCTGGCCAAGTGCGACCTGATCGTGCTGGGGGTCAAACCCCACGTGCAGAGCTCGGTGCTGCGCCAGTTGGCTCCCCACGTGACAGCTGATGCCTGTCCAGCCCTGCTTTCGATTGCGGCCGGGCGAACCCTGGCCGCAATCCGGTCCGATTTGGCGGAGGCTCAGCCCCAGCCGCACCTGATCCGGGTGATGCCGAATGTGAATGCCCAGATCGGCCTGTCCATGTCCGCGGTGGCCTACTCGGACGGCACCCCGGCCGAGGTGCAGGAACAGGCTCGAACCCTGCTGGAGGCGGTGGGCTTGGTGATGGATCTGCCCGAGCAGCTGTTCTCCGCCTACTCGGCGCTAGCCGGCTGCTCGCCGGCCTGGTTTTTCCAGATTGTCGACTCCCTCGCCCAGGCGGGTGTTAAGTACGGTTTGTCTAAGGCTCAGGCGCTAACCGCGGTCACCCAGTCGATGGTCGGGTCAGCTCGCCTCCTGCAGCTTTCCGCCGAGGAAGGGGTGAACCCCTCCGCACTAATTGACCGCGTCTGTTCCCCCGGCGGCACCACCGTGGCCGGCCTGCTCGCCGCCCAGGAAGCGGGTCTGTCTCCCGCCCTGGTCAAAGCGGTCGATGCGGCGGTGGCTCGGGACCTGGAGCTGGGCTAA
- a CDS encoding ComEA family DNA-binding protein → MQSEFGEPAGDLGQRHRSGGLNGPRWKLSARSALIAAVVLLVLVGAGWAWREWQRGWGPGAGGGELVAESELLDRIGVSAEDLTGQSGPVEPEDLPEVVVYVSGAVQQPGVFALPVQGRVIDAVEAAGGALPTASLTQLNLARPLTDGEQIYVPTEAEARAGPAIPGPPGMGEGTGTEPACVDVNQADGPMLEQLPGIGPALAERILTYRNENGPFATPGDLRQVSGIGPKVYARLEPSLCG, encoded by the coding sequence ATGCAAAGTGAGTTTGGGGAGCCGGCGGGAGACCTGGGTCAGCGACATCGGAGCGGTGGCCTCAACGGTCCCCGGTGGAAGCTGAGCGCGCGGTCGGCGCTGATCGCGGCCGTCGTCCTGCTGGTACTGGTGGGGGCAGGGTGGGCTTGGCGTGAATGGCAGCGGGGGTGGGGACCCGGTGCAGGTGGAGGCGAATTGGTGGCGGAATCGGAACTGTTGGACCGAATTGGAGTTAGCGCGGAGGACCTGACCGGGCAGTCGGGGCCGGTGGAGCCGGAGGACCTGCCCGAGGTGGTGGTCTACGTATCGGGGGCCGTTCAGCAGCCCGGGGTGTTCGCCCTGCCGGTACAGGGACGGGTGATCGACGCGGTCGAAGCGGCCGGGGGAGCGCTTCCGACAGCCAGCCTGACCCAACTGAACCTGGCCCGGCCCCTGACCGATGGGGAACAGATCTACGTGCCAACCGAGGCGGAGGCCCGGGCCGGCCCCGCAATCCCGGGACCGCCCGGAATGGGCGAGGGGACAGGGACCGAGCCGGCCTGCGTGGACGTCAATCAGGCAGATGGCCCGATGCTGGAGCAGCTACCGGGGATCGGGCCGGCGCTGGCGGAGCGGATCTTGACCTATCGAAATGAGAACGGTCCGTTCGCCACCCCGGGTGACCTCCGCCAGGTCTCCGGAATCGGTCCGAAGGTGTACGCGCGCCTGGAGCCGAGCCTCTGTGGGTGA
- a CDS encoding ComEC/Rec2 family competence protein has product MGEEARPRDYRLVPLAGAAWLGVVSALQGWGIAGVLGGELALACGWGWVWFRTDWGKKLRWLGLATGVALALGGVAGQLAARDYRADPAVQLSDGAQLRALVRLDSGAVLRATPWGQPEAVATGSITAVAEGDRWIRSGAQVRLSGSPDVLLNVGPGTTLRVSGRLERGFWEQPPRVGQVRVRTATVAAEPSAWLRWVGLVRNRMLDLCAGLPAPAGALVLGMSVGDRQLLDQDLSEAMRVASLTHLTAISGTHIAVAMAVISLVIPGWKWVRPLFLLAFLAVLIGVVGPTASVVRAAAMAALVIVGWWGYRSSQSQVALAAVVLGIVLLRPWMALQYGFTLSVLATAGIIFSGTRWADRLGRWSVSRWGKVMGERPLKWGSSAVAVSAAASLWVLPVLVTLNPWISLWAIPANVLATPAVAPTTILGLLAATTVTWAPTLADWCAKLAALPAGWISWVAQLFASLPAAKLPWPAGPTGPILAAILVGLVLGTIEFNWGRTGRHRHGR; this is encoded by the coding sequence GTGGGTGAGGAAGCACGTCCGCGCGACTATCGGCTGGTTCCGTTGGCCGGGGCCGCGTGGTTGGGGGTGGTCAGCGCGCTGCAGGGGTGGGGGATCGCCGGAGTGCTGGGAGGGGAATTGGCTTTGGCCTGCGGTTGGGGGTGGGTTTGGTTTCGGACCGACTGGGGAAAGAAGCTCCGCTGGCTGGGATTAGCCACCGGGGTGGCGTTGGCGCTCGGGGGAGTTGCCGGGCAGCTGGCCGCCCGCGACTATCGCGCGGACCCCGCGGTGCAGCTGTCGGACGGCGCTCAACTGCGGGCCCTGGTCCGGCTGGACTCCGGGGCGGTGCTCCGGGCGACCCCCTGGGGCCAACCGGAGGCGGTGGCCACCGGTTCCATCACAGCTGTGGCCGAAGGCGACCGGTGGATTCGCTCCGGGGCCCAGGTCCGACTGAGTGGAAGTCCGGACGTGCTGCTAAACGTCGGGCCGGGCACGACACTGCGGGTGAGCGGCCGCCTCGAGCGAGGCTTCTGGGAGCAGCCTCCCCGGGTGGGGCAGGTGCGGGTACGAACCGCCACCGTGGCGGCCGAACCGAGCGCCTGGTTGCGGTGGGTTGGGTTGGTTCGAAACCGGATGCTGGACCTGTGCGCCGGGCTGCCCGCCCCGGCCGGGGCGCTGGTCCTGGGCATGTCCGTGGGGGACCGGCAACTGCTGGACCAGGACCTGTCCGAGGCAATGCGGGTGGCGTCACTGACCCACCTGACCGCGATTTCTGGCACGCACATCGCGGTGGCCATGGCCGTCATCTCGCTGGTTATTCCGGGGTGGAAATGGGTTCGTCCCCTGTTCCTCCTGGCGTTTCTGGCGGTCCTGATTGGCGTCGTCGGGCCTACCGCTTCCGTGGTTCGAGCAGCGGCCATGGCGGCCCTGGTGATTGTCGGGTGGTGGGGCTACCGGTCCTCCCAATCCCAGGTGGCGTTGGCGGCGGTGGTGCTGGGAATAGTGCTGCTGCGCCCCTGGATGGCGCTCCAGTACGGTTTTACCCTGTCGGTGTTGGCGACGGCCGGGATCATTTTTTCGGGCACCCGCTGGGCCGACCGCCTCGGCCGCTGGTCGGTGTCCCGGTGGGGCAAGGTGATGGGGGAGCGGCCGCTCAAGTGGGGGTCCAGCGCGGTGGCTGTCAGTGCGGCGGCCTCCCTGTGGGTCCTGCCGGTGCTGGTTACCCTGAACCCGTGGATTTCCCTTTGGGCCATTCCAGCCAACGTGCTGGCCACCCCGGCGGTCGCCCCGACCACAATCTTGGGGCTGCTGGCAGCAACCACCGTGACCTGGGCTCCGACTCTGGCAGATTGGTGCGCGAAACTGGCGGCATTGCCGGCCGGTTGGATCAGTTGGGTGGCCCAGCTGTTCGCCTCCCTGCCCGCCGCCAAGCTCCCGTGGCCAGCGGGCCCGACCGGCCCGATCCTGGCTGCGATCCTGGTAGGTTTGGTGCTGGGAACAATCGAGTTCAACTGGGGTCGGACAGGGAGGCACAGGCATGGCCGGTAG
- the holA gene encoding DNA polymerase III subunit delta, whose protein sequence is MAGRAGGGRGAQDNSPALVLSDLAPAPVLLFRGSERALADRALAYLRTQIRQRDPEVEVVEADASSCPPGQLSVWTSPSLFGDRRLIILLGVEEAGVELTDELLQTIANPPDDAILALYHRGGVKGKKIVDAVKRAGFPIWATEPLKFPRERLALVADEVANLNAKAPRECLQMLVDAVGDDLHELLGTTRRLVHDGGGVITREAVDAHFAGRVDTGGFDVADAMAAGDGPRAVVLARRAFESGVAPVLVVAALAYQLRSLAKVSVPGLSGPSLGMRPAAEKQARRNLRHWSAESLGAAICAVARADADVKGASKDPEGAVERCLIEISRRNAAR, encoded by the coding sequence ATGGCCGGTAGGGCAGGTGGCGGACGGGGCGCGCAGGACAATTCACCCGCGCTCGTACTATCTGACCTGGCCCCGGCTCCCGTCCTACTGTTTCGCGGCAGCGAGCGGGCCCTGGCCGATCGGGCGCTGGCCTACCTCCGCACGCAGATTCGTCAGCGCGACCCGGAGGTGGAGGTCGTCGAAGCCGATGCTTCTTCCTGCCCGCCGGGACAGCTGTCCGTCTGGACCTCCCCCTCGCTCTTTGGGGATCGGCGCCTGATCATCCTGCTGGGGGTGGAAGAAGCGGGGGTTGAACTGACCGACGAACTGCTGCAGACCATTGCCAACCCTCCGGACGACGCCATCCTGGCGCTCTATCACCGGGGTGGGGTGAAAGGTAAGAAGATCGTTGACGCCGTCAAGCGGGCGGGTTTCCCCATCTGGGCCACCGAACCGTTGAAGTTCCCGCGCGAACGACTGGCATTGGTGGCGGACGAGGTGGCGAACCTGAACGCCAAGGCCCCGCGGGAGTGCCTGCAGATGCTGGTTGACGCCGTCGGTGACGACCTGCACGAGCTGCTGGGAACCACCCGCCGCCTGGTCCACGACGGGGGCGGGGTGATTACCCGAGAGGCGGTCGATGCCCACTTCGCCGGCCGAGTCGACACGGGTGGGTTTGATGTGGCGGACGCAATGGCAGCTGGGGATGGGCCGCGCGCAGTGGTGTTGGCTCGGCGGGCCTTTGAGTCCGGAGTTGCCCCGGTGCTGGTGGTGGCGGCCCTGGCCTACCAGTTGCGATCCCTGGCCAAAGTAAGCGTGCCGGGACTGTCCGGGCCCAGCCTCGGGATGCGGCCCGCAGCCGAAAAGCAGGCCCGTCGTAACCTTCGGCACTGGAGCGCGGAGTCACTGGGTGCGGCCATCTGTGCGGTGGCCCGAGCCGATGCTGACGTGAAGGGCGCCTCCAAAGACCCGGAGGGGGCCGTGGAGCGGTGCCTGATCGAGATCTCCCGGCGAAACGCGGCCCGATAG
- the rpsT gene encoding 30S ribosomal protein S20 — translation MANIKSQIKRNRTNEKRRIRNQAVKSELKTLVRKTREAVEAGDKALAEENLRIACRKLDVAVSKGVIHKNQARNRKSKLALRVNAMEG, via the coding sequence GTGGCTAACATCAAGTCGCAGATCAAGCGCAATCGCACCAACGAGAAGCGCCGCATCCGCAACCAGGCCGTAAAGTCTGAGCTGAAGACTCTGGTGCGAAAGACCCGTGAAGCCGTGGAAGCGGGCGACAAGGCGCTGGCTGAAGAGAATCTGCGCATTGCTTGCCGGAAGCTCGACGTGGCGGTGTCCAAGGGAGTCATCCACAAGAATCAGGCGCGTAACCGCAAGTCGAAGCTGGCTCTGCGGGTAAACGCCATGGAAGGCTAA
- a CDS encoding tetratricopeptide repeat protein, with translation MNDESILTRVARQLDGVSAPREAQLLMKLGLPDQAAERLETWLKSNPDPELRPFLLRELVPIRMELGQIDEGLVLAGEAARLGVERWGATDPRSLILRNTQMYWLATVGQVEAALALCQPLFADADQHLGAREPLRSAIRNNSARVFEQADRGSDARRLYRQLLADYSRWGLASSEPACSTRHNFARHLQDTGELAEALQVLQQQLAIVTELRGTASEESLLARHDVAEAHLYLDQRRTAIEQWELLLRDCRDHLEADHPLIAEILGILLTDAVDLDDPERAVFFCDQLIDLAEEGPEPSLTEALVRMRSRLAQTNAE, from the coding sequence GTGAATGACGAATCTATCTTGACTCGGGTGGCTCGCCAACTCGACGGGGTCTCAGCGCCGCGTGAGGCCCAGCTACTGATGAAGCTGGGCCTACCCGATCAGGCAGCCGAGCGGCTGGAGACCTGGTTGAAGTCGAACCCAGATCCTGAACTTCGCCCTTTTCTCTTGCGCGAACTGGTGCCGATCAGGATGGAACTGGGCCAGATTGACGAGGGACTGGTCCTGGCCGGTGAGGCGGCCCGGCTGGGTGTCGAGCGCTGGGGCGCCACTGACCCGCGCTCGCTGATCCTTCGGAATACCCAGATGTACTGGTTGGCCACGGTCGGGCAGGTGGAGGCTGCCCTGGCGCTGTGTCAGCCCCTGTTTGCGGACGCGGACCAGCACCTGGGTGCCCGGGAACCACTGCGGTCGGCCATCCGCAACAACTCCGCCCGGGTGTTTGAACAGGCGGATCGGGGCAGTGACGCCCGGCGGCTGTACCGGCAACTGCTGGCGGACTATTCCCGTTGGGGGCTGGCCTCCAGTGAGCCGGCCTGTTCCACCAGACACAACTTCGCCCGGCACCTGCAGGACACCGGGGAGTTGGCGGAGGCCCTCCAGGTCCTGCAGCAGCAGTTGGCCATCGTGACGGAGCTGCGGGGAACGGCATCTGAGGAGAGCCTGCTGGCTCGCCACGACGTGGCCGAAGCCCATCTGTATTTGGACCAGCGCCGAACCGCGATCGAACAGTGGGAGTTGTTGCTGCGCGACTGCCGGGACCACCTGGAGGCGGATCACCCGCTGATTGCCGAGATTTTGGGGATCCTCCTGACCGACGCGGTGGACCTGGATGATCCCGAGCGGGCCGTGTTCTTTTGTGATCAGCTGATTGACCTGGCGGAAGAGGGGCCTGAGCCTTCCCTGACCGAGGCCCTCGTGCGCATGCGCAGCCGATTGGCCCAGACAAATGCGGAATAG